The following are encoded together in the Synchiropus splendidus isolate RoL2022-P1 chromosome 7, RoL_Sspl_1.0, whole genome shotgun sequence genome:
- the gadd45ga gene encoding growth arrest and DNA-damage-inducible, gamma a: MTLEEIRGQDGAMEASDSRVQSAGAALEELLKAARKQEYLTVGVYESAKVMNVDPDSVAFCVLATDEEYECDIALQIHFTLIQAFCFDNDINVVRVNDIDRLAALVGADSTGEPKDAHCILVTSPSANPWKDPALDKLSLFCEESRSMYEWVPTITLPER; the protein is encoded by the exons ATGACTCTGGAGGAGATCCGCGGACAGGACGGCGCGATGGAAGCTTCGGACAGCAG GGTGCAAAGTGCAGGAGCAgcgctggaggagctgctgaaggcTGCGAGGAAACAAGAGTACCTCACCGTCGGGGTGTACGAGTCTGCTAAAGTCATGAATGT CGACCCAGACAGTGTGGCGTTCTGCGTCCTGGCCACGGATGAGGAGTACGAGTGTGACATCGCGCTTCAGATCCACTTCACTCTCATCCAGGCTTTCTGCTTTGACAATGACATCAACGTGGTGCGTGTGAATGACATCGACAGGCTGGCGGCGCTGGTGGGCGCTGACAGCACCGGTGAGCCCAAAGATGCCCACTGCATTCTGGTCACG AGCCCCAGTGCAAACCCGTGGAAAGACCCTGCTCTTGACAAGCTGAGCTTGTTCTGCGAGGAGAGCCGCAGCATGTACGAGTGGGTGCCCACGATCACTCTCCCCGAGCGCTGA